The region GTATCGATCGGCAATAGGTTTTCGAGTTCCGGAAACCGACGCCAAATACGCCCATTGTTGAGATGTTGGTACGGCACGCCGTTGATTTCCAGCGAATGCAGCCCGTCAACAAACGGCATTTCAATGATTTGGCGAACGAACGCATCGCGGGATAAGAAGCCACCGATCCAAATTCGCAGGTGACGAATCTGTTTCAATTGCGGCGTCCTGAAGAGCATACGGGCTTTGGTCGGGAACGGAATGTTGTGAACCTGAAGGCTTTGCAACGGTCCGACTCCGAATAACTCATTCGGATGTTCCAAGGCTTCGGAACCAATCGAGACATGTTCGACCAAACCACGGCCGAACCGCCAATTGCGAATCCAACCTTTCTTGCGTTTGCTGACTCGCTCGTGGAACACGCTTCGGTCGAAATACCGATGCACCTCAGCGTGCCACTTCTGTTTGTGCTGATGCAGTAGTTCGCTTTGCCGGGTGAGAAGTGCTCGGCGTCGGGCGTTCGTTTCCGGCATGTCGGCTAATTCACATTGCACGCGGATGAACTCGCCCCGCGGATCGCCTTGCTCATCGAGCCAATCCGCGTAGACCAACCGAGGAATCAAATCGTCCGGATCAGCCAAGACCGCCTGGAAAAATTCGTTGTCGGTGTGCATGATCGTGATCACTCCCGCAAAGAATCCTCATATCAGCGAGGATAACACGTTTCTCTCGGGAGTGGACACAGTTTGACCGGGAAAAGTTCGAGACGACTTTTCCCGGCATTGCAACGTTCCTCGGGACGAATGGGCACTTCCTGACGATGACACGCGGTCTTTTTATCACCGGCACGGACACGGGCGTGGGCAAAACCTTCGTGACCACACGGATTGCACAAGAGCTGCAAACGGCGGGTGTGTCTGTCGGCATCTACAAACCGGCGTGCAGTGGAGTGGAGGCAAACGAAGCCGGTGAACCGATGTGGGAAGACGTGGATGCTCACTTTCACGCACTCGACGGCGTGTTTCCACGGGAACGGATTTGTCCGCAATGTTTTCATGCTCCGTTGGCACCGCCGGTCGCGGCTTTGGCGGAAGGGCGTTGTGTGGACGCCGACTTACTGCGATCCGGTGCAGACTGGTGGCGGGGCAGGGTGGATGTGCTGCTCATTGAGGGAGCTGGCGGACTTCTTTGCCCGATGACGGAATCCACGACCATCGCAGATGTAGCGGCCGATTTGGCCTTTCCGCTTCTGATTGTCGCTCGCTTGGGATTGGGGACAATCAATCACACCTTGCTCACAGTCGAGGTAGCGCGGTCGCGGGGGTTGCCGATTACGGGCATCGTGCTGAACGATCATCCCCCACAATCCGACGATCCGGCTACGAAAACCAATCCAGAGGAAATCGCCCGGCGATCCAATGTGCCGGTTTTCGGTGTGGTGGGATCGGGAATGCTTGAGAGCGAACTCGGTCTGGGGGTAGACTGGAACGCAATCATTTAATCTTCCTGACGTTTGTCACTGAAAGCGGATCATGTCTGCGGTTGAATTAGCGTGTTCGAAATGCCAAGGCCGATTGCTTGTCGAGCAGTTCGGTATTGTTGTCGCGTGTCCGCATTGTGGCGCTCATCTCTCGATCCCCAAAGAGATGGACCCGAATGCCGCGGTTCCCGCCGCCAAGCCGGTTGAGACGCCACCGACTCCATCAGCCGAACCGACCTCGACCGTCTCCGCGACTGCATCGTCCGAAGCTCCCGCATCGACCGGGTCTTCGATCATCGTGAAATCCACCTCGGAATTGGAGAAAAGTACGTCACCCGCCGAAGAGGAAATCCCGGAATTCATGCGGCCGGCAAGTGCAGAGGCCGTTGACGAAATCCCGGATTTCACGGCTCCGCCGACCGTCACCGAGGATGTTCCGGAAGTGACTTCCGCCGTCGAACCGGCACCGACTACGCCGGAAGAACCGCCAGCCGAGTCGGTGGAAACTCCGGAAGCTCCTGCGAAGCCAGAAGTTCCGGCAGCACCAGCCGCGAACTCTACCGGCGGTATGCCGGATTTCAGTGGACTGGACGAACAAGACGACGACACACCAACGTTCCCGAGCATCAACGTCGAGGCGGTAACGGCGGCCGCAGCTCAAGCGGCTTCGACCGACGATCAGCCCGAGGAATCGGAAGCAAAACCCGCTGAACCTCCGGCTGCCGTGACACCGGTTGGTCCGCCCAGCGAGCCGGAAGTTTCCGACGGTCCGGATTTCAGTAGTCTCGGTCAAAGTGATGACGACGAGCCTTCTTTTCCAAGTTTCGACGAAAGTCCTCCGGCGGCAACGCCTGCTGTTCCGGTCGTGACTGCGGAAACGGCGGCATCCGATGAGAAACCGGAAACACCAGAAACGCCGTCGGTGGCAGCTCCCGTTGGGCCGCCTGCGGATGCAGCGGGTTCCGACGGTCCGGACTTCAGCGGATTGGGCCAAGATAACGGAGACGCCGCCCCTGCGTTTCCGAGTTTCGATTCCCCGGGTGCAGCGGCGGAATCTCAACCAGCGGCTCCGGCAGTTGTCGCGGCTTCGTCGACAGCAACTCCGGCGGCCGCTGCATCGGCGAAACCTGCGGAAACCATGCCGAAGGATGACACCGTCGCAATCCGCAAACGACGAGCATCGACGAAATCGCTCCCGAATCTGGCGTTTCAGGTGTGGCTGAGCTACACGATCTTGATCACGTTCGTCGCCGGATTGCTGTGGTATCGGGCGAGCAATTCCAAGCCACATCAACTGGAAAGTCTGCCGGATGTTCGGCCGAAGATGGATGACCAAGGCGAAGTCTCGGTACGCATTGCACCGGAAGCCGCCACGCTGCCGTTGGCTCACACGTTGAAACTTGGTGAGACCCAACGGTTTGGCAACATCGAAGTCACGCCGGTCCGTGTGACACAGGGGTCGCTCGAGTTTGTGCACCACGCGACTGGTCAGCCGAAAAAAGAGACCGATGGTCCGGTGCTCAAACTGTGGTTGAAATTCAAGAATGTCTCGGAAGATCAGGTTATCGACCCATTGGACGCGAAACTGGTGTTCACCCGAGGACACATCGCCAGCGACCGTGAAGGCTGGCACGCCAACAATTTTCTCGCCACGCCCGAACAGAAGACCAACGACGTTACTGGTGACGTGCTGCTGGTTTACGATCACATTGTCGTCGGTGATTGGGACTTGAAAGGGCAAAACCTGGGCAAAAAACTGAAGCCGGGTGAGTCGTTCGAGACGTTCATTCCCAGCGGAATCGAAGGGCTGGAGAAGATGAAAGGTGAATTGCTTTGGCGAGTTCACTTCCGCAAAGGCTTCTCTCCCAAAGGTTATGGCGTGACCACGCTCGTGGAAGTGGAATTCGAATCCGACGAGATTTCCTCAGACGCCTAAGCCATCCAAAAGCTGACGGTTTCGTCGCGTATTCGTCTCGTCCTCGGTGCACGGATCCTGCTGACTGCTCGGACGTGGGGAGATTGATCTTTAACCAATTCCCTGTCCTGGCGTATATTCTCGGGAAATACTTGGCGTGATTGGCCGATTTGTTCCCAGAAATCAGCACGGAGGTGAGGGATGTTCGATTTGAGTTCGTGGAGTTGGAGTCGATTGGCGGCGAGCGTCTTCGGAATTCTGGTCGTGTGTTCGCCACTTGCGGCAGATGATGCTCAGGAATTCCCGTTGCCAGCCGTTGAGAAATACGCCCCGCAGTTGGTGCATATCATTGAAGACTTGGGACGCGGGCATCTGGAAAACGCCATCGATCAAGTCAGTCGTCACTTGCCGACTCCACTTCCCGGCAAAGACGAATCTCCGTTCCAACAGAACACTCGGCAATACTGGATGGAACAACACGCTGTGTTCGCCCGAGTGAAGTTCGACTTCGAGACCGTGGATTTCATCGGAGCGAAACAGATCTCAACGCAGGCCTATCGACTTGCGTTCGTTGGCAACAGCACTCGTGGACCGATGTTCTTCGCGTTCCACGCCTTCCAATACGAAGGGCAGTGGAAATTAAACGGCATCAGCTTTCAAGGAGATTGGGGACCATTGCTCAAGGACAGTTTGACGAGTGTGGATCTCTTTGAGAAACCCTACACCTACCAACTAAAAACCGCCCCCGCGACCGCACAAAGCGATCGGAAGACGGTTTCTGCACGCTAATGAAAGATGCATAGGTTCAGTTGTATGGAGCGTTACCAGCCCACACTAATTCCGTAACCGCTGAAAAAGCCGCCTCGGTAGTACGAACCGTAGTATGCCGGGGCGTAATAACCGACTGGAACAGGCGTGTAGGTCGTGGCGTACGGTGCATAAGAGTACGCCGTATATCCCGGTGTCGTGTAGGAATACGAGCTATAGTACGGCCGGTAATACGAACTGTAAGTGCGGTACGGACGGTAACTTCGGTAGCTATAGCTGTAGTATGGCCGATAGTAACTGCGATAGTACGAGGGCCGATAGTTATAGTACCGGTAATATCCCGCGTCGGCGGTATCATCCATGGCGAGGAACGCGGTACTCGCCAAAATTGCAACGGCTAATGCAGTTCTCATGAGCGTCTCTCCGACATGCAGAGGCTGAAGGGATTGTCATTCTTACAATCCCATTCTATGCACGCCGAGGACACAATCCGCCAAAAAAATCCGATTTTTCGGTTCTGTCGGATTTACTCACCCGCTACCGGGGCTGGTTTCTTGGGTGATTCGGCTCGGT is a window of Thalassoroseus pseudoceratinae DNA encoding:
- a CDS encoding TIGR02996 domain-containing protein, translating into MHTDNEFFQAVLADPDDLIPRLVYADWLDEQGDPRGEFIRVQCELADMPETNARRRALLTRQSELLHQHKQKWHAEVHRYFDRSVFHERVSKRKKGWIRNWRFGRGLVEHVSIGSEALEHPNELFGVGPLQSLQVHNIPFPTKARMLFRTPQLKQIRHLRIWIGGFLSRDAFVRQIIEMPFVDGLHSLEINGVPYQHLNNGRIWRRFPELENLLPIDTPSQSR
- the bioD gene encoding dethiobiotin synthase, coding for MTRGLFITGTDTGVGKTFVTTRIAQELQTAGVSVGIYKPACSGVEANEAGEPMWEDVDAHFHALDGVFPRERICPQCFHAPLAPPVAALAEGRCVDADLLRSGADWWRGRVDVLLIEGAGGLLCPMTESTTIADVAADLAFPLLIVARLGLGTINHTLLTVEVARSRGLPITGIVLNDHPPQSDDPATKTNPEEIARRSNVPVFGVVGSGMLESELGLGVDWNAII